A stretch of the Desulfobacter sp. genome encodes the following:
- a CDS encoding TetR/AcrR family transcriptional regulator, translated as MAPPKTELRKILILETATKVFAQKGFQEATITEIAKAAKVSEASIYEYFSTKEGLLFSIPGQSTREMFETMAFHLKLIRGAGNKLRAIVYLLLDSYQSSPEFAAVLMLFLKHNKKFLNTEGHQVLKDGIKQISRVIEAGIESKEFKSELDPYLARAMVLGTIEHLVTNWVMTGHPESLVQFVDPLIDILLAGIEIRTKEA; from the coding sequence ATGGCACCCCCCAAAACCGAACTTAGAAAAATACTCATCCTGGAAACCGCCACAAAAGTCTTCGCCCAAAAGGGATTCCAGGAAGCCACCATCACGGAGATTGCCAAAGCGGCCAAGGTGTCAGAGGCCTCAATTTATGAGTACTTTTCCACCAAAGAAGGACTTTTATTTTCCATTCCCGGCCAGTCCACCCGGGAAATGTTCGAAACCATGGCCTTTCACCTGAAACTCATCCGAGGCGCAGGCAACAAGCTGAGGGCCATTGTCTACCTGCTCCTGGACTCATACCAGTCCAGCCCTGAATTTGCCGCCGTGCTCATGCTCTTTCTCAAACACAACAAAAAATTTTTAAACACAGAAGGCCACCAGGTTCTCAAAGACGGAATCAAGCAAATCTCCCGGGTGATCGAAGCGGGCATTGAATCCAAGGAATTCAAATCAGAATTAGACCCATACCTGGCAAGGGCCATGGTTCTGGGCACCATCGAGCACCTGGTCACCAACTGGGTAATGACCGGCCATCCGGAAAGTTTGGTTCAATTTGTCGACCCTTTGATCGACATTCTTCTGGCCGGCATTGAAATCCGGACAAAAGAAGCCTGA
- a CDS encoding antibiotic biosynthesis monooxygenase has protein sequence MIVKVIIQREVTPGKEQDFFDLLRQLRFNALQQPGYISGETLICADDTRKVLIISKWSSIEEWKDWKADNRREKMDQALTKLQKSPAVYEPYVFSKFKAAAALEFPPPLQKIKL, from the coding sequence ATGATCGTAAAAGTCATCATCCAAAGAGAGGTAACACCCGGAAAAGAGCAGGATTTTTTTGACCTGCTCAGGCAATTAAGGTTTAACGCCCTTCAACAGCCCGGATATATCTCCGGGGAAACCCTGATCTGCGCCGATGATACCCGCAAGGTACTCATCATCAGCAAATGGTCCTCCATAGAAGAATGGAAAGACTGGAAAGCAGACAATCGGCGGGAAAAAATGGACCAGGCCCTGACAAAACTCCAAAAAAGCCCGGCCGTGTATGAACCCTATGTATTCAGCAAATTCAAGGCAGCAGCAGCCCTTGAATTCCCTCCCCCCCTGCAGAAAATCAAACTATGA